A window of the Bradyrhizobium diazoefficiens genome harbors these coding sequences:
- a CDS encoding flagellar basal body rod protein FlgC — MSIFSIATSGLSAASLRVNVAASNIANVRTTGPLPASGASAGAGSSSTSSAYPAAYVPLRVDQVDQSSGSTPGGTIATVSTVSPSYTAQSDPSALYANQDGLVAAPNVDLASEFVQLATAKYSFIANAKVIQAYSETTESLLDIKT, encoded by the coding sequence ATGAGCATATTTTCGATTGCGACATCCGGACTTTCTGCTGCAAGCTTGCGCGTGAACGTGGCCGCGAGCAACATCGCCAATGTCAGGACGACCGGGCCGCTCCCTGCGTCAGGCGCATCGGCCGGTGCCGGCAGTTCGAGCACCAGTTCGGCTTATCCCGCGGCTTATGTGCCGTTGCGGGTCGATCAGGTCGACCAATCGAGCGGCTCGACGCCGGGCGGTACGATCGCGACCGTGTCGACCGTTTCGCCGAGCTATACCGCACAATCCGACCCAAGCGCTCTCTACGCAAACCAGGATGGCCTGGTCGCAGCGCCGAACGTCGATCTCGCCAGTGAATTCGTTCAACTGGCGACCGCAAAGTACAGCTTCATTGCCAATGCGAAGGTTATTCAAGCTTACTCGGAAACGACAGAGTCGCTTCTCGACATCAAGACGTGA
- a CDS encoding YeiH family protein — MSQNQASSPADTKPATVASRVAALIPGILLCIAVAGVSALLERFELGIFEHPYVEALVMAILLGMALRSFWKPAARWQAGIAFSAKQLLEVAVMLLGASISFAAIAASGIALLASIAAVVVIALCISFGLSRMLGLSTRLSILIACGNSICGNSAIAAVAPIIGATSDEIASSISFTAILGVMMVLGLPLLIPLLQLTATQYGILAGLTVYAVPQVLAATVPAGLISTQIGTLVKLMRVLMLGPVVVGLSLVASRWQTGAKKTNVGFFRLVPWFILGFLALATLRSLEIVPGTVVGPVTKITSFLTVVSMAALGLGVDVKVLANVGGRVTAAVTLSLMLLLGISIALVHWFK, encoded by the coding sequence GTGTCGCAGAATCAAGCATCCAGCCCGGCCGATACCAAGCCGGCGACCGTCGCGAGCCGTGTTGCGGCGCTGATTCCCGGCATTCTCCTCTGCATCGCCGTCGCCGGTGTCTCGGCCCTGCTTGAACGTTTCGAGCTCGGCATCTTCGAGCATCCCTATGTCGAGGCGCTGGTGATGGCGATCCTGCTCGGCATGGCGCTCCGTAGCTTCTGGAAGCCCGCAGCGCGCTGGCAGGCCGGCATCGCCTTCAGCGCCAAGCAGCTGCTCGAAGTCGCCGTCATGCTGCTGGGCGCCTCCATCAGCTTCGCCGCCATCGCGGCCTCGGGCATCGCTCTGTTGGCCTCGATCGCCGCCGTCGTCGTGATCGCGCTCTGCATCTCCTTCGGTCTCAGTCGGATGCTCGGGCTGTCGACGCGGCTGTCGATCCTGATCGCCTGCGGCAACTCGATCTGCGGCAACTCTGCGATTGCGGCGGTGGCGCCGATTATCGGCGCCACCAGCGATGAGATCGCATCCTCGATCTCCTTCACCGCCATCCTCGGCGTGATGATGGTGCTGGGCCTGCCGCTGCTGATCCCGCTGTTGCAGCTCACCGCCACGCAATACGGCATTCTCGCGGGCCTGACCGTCTACGCCGTGCCGCAGGTGCTCGCGGCAACGGTGCCGGCGGGCCTGATCTCCACGCAGATCGGCACGCTGGTCAAGCTGATGCGCGTGCTGATGCTCGGCCCCGTCGTCGTCGGCCTCTCGCTGGTCGCCTCGCGCTGGCAGACCGGTGCCAAGAAGACCAATGTCGGCTTCTTCCGACTGGTTCCGTGGTTCATCCTCGGCTTCCTCGCGCTGGCGACACTGCGTTCCCTGGAGATCGTGCCGGGCACGGTGGTTGGTCCCGTGACGAAGATCACGAGCTTCCTCACTGTGGTGTCGATGGCCGCGCTGGGCCTCGGCGTCGACGTGAAGGTGCTCGCCAATGTCGGAGGCAGGGTGACGGCCGCCGTGACGCTGTCGCTGATGCTGCTGCTGGGGATCAGCATCGCGCTGGTGCACTGGTTCAAGTAA
- a CDS encoding Lrp/AsnC family transcriptional regulator — protein MGLDRKDLAILAELTTNARASHTELANKVGLSSTALARRQKALEDDGYIQAYQAALDLAQFGLTTTVLVRIALESQSDEALKAFEAEVVKCPSVVRCFLMSGTDDYILIVLARDIQDFERIHRTELSRLPRVARVQSSFALREVVNRAVPTVVFGETKR, from the coding sequence TTGGGCCTCGACCGGAAAGATCTCGCCATTCTCGCGGAACTCACGACCAATGCGCGTGCCAGCCATACCGAGCTCGCCAACAAGGTCGGCCTCTCCAGCACCGCGCTGGCGCGGCGGCAGAAGGCGCTTGAGGATGACGGCTACATCCAGGCCTACCAGGCCGCGCTCGATCTGGCGCAGTTCGGCCTCACCACCACGGTGCTGGTGCGCATTGCGCTGGAGAGCCAGAGCGACGAGGCGCTGAAGGCGTTCGAGGCGGAGGTGGTGAAGTGCCCCTCCGTCGTGCGCTGCTTCCTGATGTCGGGCACCGACGACTACATCCTGATCGTGCTCGCCCGCGACATCCAGGATTTCGAGCGCATTCACCGTACCGAGCTGTCGCGCCTGCCGCGCGTGGCGCGGGTACAATCGAGCTTCGCGCTGCGCGAGGTCGTCAATCGCGCGGTGCCAACCGTGGTGTTCGGCGAGACGAAGCGGTAA
- a CDS encoding fumarylacetoacetate hydrolase family protein yields the protein MTTLTVKDLLPEDGTKGTLVGRVWLPQANGPAVVAVRTDGVFDVTAKFPTVSALCEEDNPAKALAASKGERIGDLQAIVANTAPDGRDPKKPWLLAPVDLQTLKAAGVTFAISMLERVIEERAKGNPASAEAIRKEVTRLIGDDLSKLKPGSDQAMHLKQVLIDQNAWSQYLEVGIGPDAEVFTKAPTLSSVGTGMDAGLHPKSTWNNPEPELVLFVSSRGHIVGGALGNDVNLRDFEGRSALLLSKAKDNNASCAIGPLLRLFDDTFTLDDVRKLDISLNVKGADGFLLDGHSSISMISRDPTDLVAQTIGKVHQYPDGFVLFLGTMFAPVKDRDAPGQGFTHKRDDIVTISAPQLGKLVNRMRTSDECEPWTFGIGALMKNLAQRKLI from the coding sequence ATGACGACACTCACCGTGAAAGACCTTCTTCCCGAGGATGGAACGAAGGGGACGCTGGTCGGCCGCGTCTGGCTGCCGCAGGCGAACGGTCCGGCCGTCGTTGCCGTGCGCACCGACGGCGTCTTCGACGTCACCGCGAAATTCCCGACCGTCAGCGCCCTCTGCGAGGAGGACAATCCGGCCAAAGCGCTTGCCGCGAGCAAGGGCGAGCGTATCGGCGATCTCCAGGCCATCGTCGCCAACACGGCGCCGGATGGGCGCGACCCGAAAAAGCCCTGGCTGCTCGCGCCGGTCGATCTCCAGACCTTGAAGGCTGCCGGCGTCACCTTCGCCATCTCGATGCTGGAACGGGTGATCGAGGAGCGCGCCAAGGGCAATCCGGCCTCGGCCGAAGCGATCCGGAAAGAGGTGACACGGCTGATCGGCGACGATCTGTCAAAACTCAAGCCGGGCTCGGATCAGGCGATGCATCTGAAGCAGGTGCTGATCGACCAGAACGCCTGGAGCCAATATCTCGAAGTCGGCATCGGCCCCGATGCCGAAGTCTTCACCAAGGCGCCGACCCTGTCCTCGGTCGGCACCGGCATGGACGCCGGGCTGCATCCGAAGTCGACCTGGAACAACCCCGAGCCGGAGCTTGTGCTGTTCGTCTCCAGCCGCGGCCACATCGTCGGTGGCGCGCTCGGCAACGACGTGAATCTGCGCGACTTCGAGGGCCGCTCGGCGCTGCTCTTGTCGAAGGCCAAGGACAACAATGCGTCGTGCGCGATCGGACCGCTGCTGCGCCTGTTCGACGACACTTTTACGCTCGATGATGTGCGCAAGCTCGACATCAGTCTCAACGTGAAGGGCGCAGATGGTTTCCTGCTCGACGGCCATTCCTCGATCAGCATGATCAGCCGCGATCCGACCGATCTCGTCGCGCAGACCATCGGCAAGGTGCATCAATATCCTGATGGCTTTGTGCTGTTCCTCGGCACGATGTTCGCGCCGGTCAAGGACCGCGATGCGCCGGGGCAGGGGTTCACCCACAAGCGCGACGACATCGTCACGATATCAGCACCTCAGCTCGGCAAGCTCGTCAACCGCATGCGGACCAGCGACGAGTGCGAGCCGTGGACGTTTGGCATTGGCGCACTGATGAAGAACCTGGCGCAGCGGAAGCTGATCTAG
- a CDS encoding Orn/Lys/Arg decarboxylase N-terminal domain-containing protein translates to MDYFKRFNFLFAAPVFDADDLEGVRFNQIIEEIQRSGFEVVRARKLEDAEIAVQTDAAIGCMVVDWSKKGLEGKTSALINLMRRRGLDFPIILLIRRKRFEDLPVEVLDFIDGYVFLSEETPTFIAKNLISRLKQYAETLKTPFFGALVDYAEEGNQLWTCPGHNGGVFYNRSPIGRVFVEHLGESVFRDDLDNSVLDLGDLLTHEGPALRAQKEAAQIFGAEKTYFVLNGTSTSNKVALGALVTDGDLVLFDRNNHKAAHHGALMIGGGIPVYVPTIRNAWGLIGPMRWDMLDEKALRETIRNHPLVTDKDAWRKERPFRVAVVEQCTYDGTIHNAEMILKRVGHLCEYILFDEAWAGFMKFHPLYAGRFAMGLANLPPEAPGIIATQSTHKQLASFSQASQIHIKDRHIRGQKRRVEHRRFNESFMQHASTSPFYPLFASLDVGAQMMKGRSGEVLWDDTIRLGIELRKKIRAMRREFEEKEQNPDRRWFFEPFVPDRVAIPDVSRPGAAHNVAWETLSTDELATNPALWQLGPDSTWHGFPGMAEGFAMTDPNKLTLLTPGFDRATGAYAEHGIPAPVVAQYLRENRIVPEKNDLNSLLFLLTPGVEASKAGTLISGLVAFKKLHDDNALLADAIPEFYQRRQARYAGVRLRDLCGEMHRFFRAADVSALQARQFMPEHMPEIAMSPRDAARFLFKNDVDYLPIEAIAGRIATTPFVVYPPGIATIVPGERLTERAKPMVDYLKMFETCFNTFPGFDVEIQGVYREVDAQGRIGLYTYVVAE, encoded by the coding sequence ATGGACTATTTCAAGCGCTTCAACTTCCTGTTCGCCGCACCTGTTTTCGACGCCGACGACCTCGAGGGCGTCCGCTTCAACCAGATCATCGAGGAAATCCAGCGCTCCGGCTTCGAGGTGGTCCGGGCCCGCAAGCTGGAAGACGCCGAGATCGCGGTGCAGACCGACGCCGCGATCGGCTGCATGGTGGTGGACTGGAGCAAGAAGGGACTTGAGGGCAAGACCTCGGCATTGATCAACCTGATGCGGCGCCGCGGCCTCGACTTCCCGATCATCCTCCTGATCCGCCGCAAGCGGTTCGAGGACCTGCCGGTCGAGGTGCTCGACTTCATCGATGGCTATGTCTTCCTGTCGGAGGAGACGCCGACCTTCATTGCCAAGAATCTGATCAGCCGGCTCAAGCAATATGCCGAGACGCTGAAGACGCCGTTCTTCGGCGCGCTGGTCGACTATGCCGAGGAAGGCAACCAGCTCTGGACCTGCCCGGGCCACAATGGCGGCGTGTTCTACAACCGCAGCCCGATCGGCCGGGTCTTCGTCGAGCATCTCGGCGAATCCGTGTTCCGCGACGACCTCGACAATTCGGTGCTCGATCTCGGCGACCTGCTCACCCACGAGGGGCCGGCGCTGAGGGCACAGAAGGAAGCGGCGCAAATCTTCGGCGCAGAGAAGACCTATTTCGTGCTCAACGGCACCTCGACCTCGAACAAAGTCGCGCTCGGCGCGCTTGTCACCGACGGCGACCTCGTGCTGTTCGATCGCAACAATCATAAGGCCGCCCATCACGGCGCGCTGATGATCGGCGGCGGTATTCCGGTCTATGTCCCGACCATCCGCAACGCCTGGGGCCTGATCGGCCCGATGCGCTGGGACATGCTCGACGAGAAAGCCTTGCGCGAGACGATCCGCAATCATCCGCTGGTCACGGACAAGGACGCCTGGCGCAAGGAGCGGCCATTCCGCGTCGCAGTGGTCGAGCAATGCACCTATGACGGCACCATCCACAATGCCGAGATGATCCTGAAGCGCGTCGGCCATCTCTGCGAATATATCCTGTTCGACGAGGCCTGGGCCGGCTTCATGAAATTCCACCCGCTCTATGCCGGCCGCTTCGCGATGGGCCTCGCCAACCTCCCACCGGAGGCGCCGGGCATCATCGCGACGCAGTCGACCCACAAGCAGCTCGCGAGCTTCTCCCAGGCCTCCCAGATCCACATCAAGGACCGCCACATCCGCGGCCAGAAGCGCCGTGTCGAGCATCGCCGCTTCAACGAAAGCTTTATGCAGCACGCCTCGACCTCGCCATTTTATCCGCTGTTCGCCTCGCTCGACGTCGGCGCGCAGATGATGAAGGGGCGATCGGGCGAAGTGCTGTGGGACGATACGATCCGGCTGGGCATCGAGCTGCGCAAGAAGATCCGCGCGATGCGCCGGGAGTTCGAGGAGAAGGAGCAGAACCCGGATCGCCGCTGGTTCTTCGAGCCCTTCGTCCCCGATCGCGTCGCAATCCCAGACGTCAGCCGCCCCGGCGCTGCGCACAACGTCGCCTGGGAGACGCTGTCAACCGACGAACTCGCGACCAATCCCGCGCTGTGGCAGCTCGGGCCCGACAGCACCTGGCACGGCTTCCCCGGCATGGCCGAGGGCTTTGCCATGACCGATCCGAACAAGCTGACGCTGCTCACCCCCGGCTTCGACCGCGCGACCGGCGCCTATGCCGAGCACGGCATCCCCGCCCCGGTCGTCGCACAGTATCTGCGCGAAAACCGCATCGTGCCGGAGAAGAACGACCTCAACTCCCTGCTCTTCCTGCTTACGCCGGGCGTCGAGGCGAGCAAGGCCGGCACGCTGATCTCCGGGCTCGTCGCCTTCAAGAAGCTGCACGACGACAATGCGCTTTTGGCCGACGCGATCCCGGAATTCTATCAGCGGCGGCAGGCGCGCTATGCCGGCGTGCGGCTGCGCGACCTCTGCGGCGAGATGCACCGCTTCTTCCGTGCCGCCGATGTCAGTGCGCTCCAGGCACGGCAATTCATGCCCGAGCATATGCCTGAGATCGCGATGTCGCCGCGCGATGCCGCGCGCTTCCTGTTCAAGAACGACGTCGACTATTTGCCGATCGAGGCGATCGCCGGTCGCATCGCCACCACGCCCTTCGTGGTCTATCCGCCCGGCATCGCCACCATCGTTCCCGGCGAGCGGCTGACGGAACGGGCCAAGCCCATGGTGGATTATCTCAAGATGTTCGAGACCTGCTTCAATACGTTTCCGGGCTTCGATGTCGAAATCCAGGGCGTCTACAGGGAGGTCGATGCACAGGGCCGCATCGGGCTCTATACTTACGTGGTTGCCGAGTAG
- a CDS encoding hydroxyacid dehydrogenase, which translates to MSVNSKRVFYVKYLANPIYIDILKARPDVRLDRIENESPEDFYAPILSAAHVYQIGAARDELAPHFHVDAAFLKRTPNLLLVSSNGAGFDPVDVEACTDAGVLVVNQSGGNAHSVAEHALAMMLTLSKRIIQSDRRLRREPNVNRNELVGNEVEHKTVGIIGLGNVGRRIAALCKGLLGMKVLAYDPYLTAEVMAERGGEKVELDELLRRADFVSISCPLNKGSRNMIGVREFGLMQPHAYFITTARGFIHDEDALLQALRDKRIAGAGLDVWSKEPPPTEHPLLQFDNVLASPHTAGVTTEARQNMGRIAAEQVLETLDGKRPPRIINPEVWPVYAERFKQAFGVTPG; encoded by the coding sequence ATGTCGGTCAACAGCAAGCGCGTCTTCTATGTTAAATACCTGGCCAACCCGATCTACATCGACATCCTGAAGGCGCGACCCGACGTCCGGCTCGACCGCATCGAGAACGAGAGCCCCGAGGATTTCTATGCGCCAATCCTGAGCGCGGCCCATGTCTACCAGATCGGCGCCGCCCGCGACGAGCTGGCGCCGCATTTCCATGTCGACGCCGCCTTCCTGAAGCGCACGCCGAACCTGCTGCTGGTCTCCAGCAACGGCGCAGGCTTCGACCCCGTTGATGTCGAGGCCTGCACGGATGCAGGCGTGCTGGTCGTGAACCAGTCCGGCGGCAACGCGCATTCGGTGGCCGAGCACGCGCTGGCGATGATGCTGACCTTGTCCAAGCGCATCATCCAGTCCGACCGTCGCTTGCGCCGTGAGCCCAACGTCAACCGCAACGAGCTTGTCGGCAACGAGGTCGAGCACAAGACCGTCGGCATCATTGGCCTCGGCAATGTCGGCCGCCGCATCGCAGCACTCTGCAAGGGCCTGCTCGGCATGAAGGTGCTGGCCTACGATCCTTACCTCACGGCCGAGGTGATGGCCGAGCGGGGCGGCGAGAAGGTCGAGCTCGACGAGCTGCTGCGCCGCGCCGACTTCGTCTCGATCTCCTGTCCGCTCAACAAGGGTAGCCGCAACATGATCGGCGTGCGTGAATTTGGCCTGATGCAGCCGCATGCCTATTTCATCACCACCGCGCGCGGCTTCATTCATGACGAGGACGCGCTGCTCCAGGCATTGCGCGACAAGCGTATTGCGGGTGCTGGCCTCGACGTCTGGTCCAAGGAGCCACCGCCGACGGAGCATCCGCTGCTGCAGTTCGACAACGTGCTGGCGAGCCCGCACACGGCAGGCGTCACGACCGAGGCGCGCCAGAACATGGGTCGCATCGCCGCCGAGCAGGTGCTGGAGACGCTCGACGGCAAGCGTCCGCCGCGCATCATCAATCCCGAGGTCTGGCCTGTTTATGCCGAGCGCTTCAAGCAGGCCTTTGGCGTCACGCCTGGGTAG
- a CDS encoding thiamine pyrophosphate-binding protein, protein MATAEQQTSSQAGAGSGDRSWHSIVLQTLKRNEISLIPYVPDRVLTPLIKNLHADPFFTTFATAREEEAVGIVSGAWMGGRRGAVLMQTSGFATLANTLASLAVPYQIPLIMFVSERGTLGEFNYGQSLVCRTMRPVLDSLALEHHTITRLDELEFIADRSIKQAVTTQAPVALILNPLLTGGKTFDK, encoded by the coding sequence ATGGCGACTGCGGAACAGCAGACCTCGTCCCAGGCGGGAGCGGGGTCCGGCGACAGAAGCTGGCACAGCATCGTCCTGCAGACCCTGAAGCGGAACGAGATCAGCCTCATCCCCTATGTGCCCGACCGCGTGCTGACGCCGCTGATCAAGAATCTTCATGCCGATCCCTTCTTCACGACCTTTGCGACCGCCCGCGAGGAAGAGGCCGTCGGCATCGTCTCGGGCGCCTGGATGGGCGGGCGGCGCGGCGCGGTGCTGATGCAGACCTCGGGCTTTGCGACGCTGGCCAACACGCTCGCCTCGCTCGCGGTGCCCTACCAGATTCCGCTGATCATGTTCGTGTCCGAGCGCGGCACGCTCGGCGAGTTCAATTACGGCCAGTCGCTGGTCTGCCGCACCATGCGCCCGGTGCTGGATTCGCTCGCGCTGGAGCACCACACCATCACCCGGCTCGACGAGCTCGAATTCATCGCGGACCGCTCGATCAAGCAAGCCGTCACCACGCAAGCGCCGGTGGCGCTGATCCTCAACCCGCTGCTCACCGGCGGCAAGACCTTCGACAAGTGA
- a CDS encoding thiamine pyrophosphate-dependent enzyme — protein MNARNTKVMNRFDVTSRLIAKLKHEEAVVGGIGNTNFDLWAAGHRPQNFYMLGSMGLAFPIALGVALAQPDRRVFALEGDGSLLMQLGALSTIAALKPKNLIMIVMDNGIYQITGAQPTPAAGVADLVAIALGSGLANSAWAVDEEDFERLVDAAMSVDEPSLIALRIDDKPGVGTTRRDPVQIRERFMHGLGVREPL, from the coding sequence ATGAATGCCCGCAACACCAAGGTGATGAACCGGTTCGATGTGACGTCGCGCCTGATCGCAAAACTGAAGCACGAGGAAGCGGTGGTCGGCGGCATCGGCAACACCAACTTCGACCTCTGGGCCGCCGGCCATCGCCCGCAGAATTTTTACATGCTCGGCAGCATGGGCCTCGCTTTCCCGATCGCGCTTGGCGTGGCGCTGGCGCAGCCCGACCGGCGCGTCTTCGCGCTTGAAGGCGACGGCTCGTTGCTGATGCAGCTCGGCGCGCTCTCGACCATCGCAGCGCTTAAGCCGAAGAACCTGATCATGATCGTGATGGACAACGGCATCTACCAGATCACCGGCGCGCAGCCGACGCCGGCCGCAGGTGTCGCCGATCTCGTCGCGATCGCCTTGGGCTCGGGTCTCGCCAACAGTGCCTGGGCGGTGGACGAGGAGGATTTCGAGCGGCTGGTCGACGCGGCGATGTCGGTCGACGAGCCCAGCCTGATCGCCCTGCGCATCGACGACAAGCCCGGCGTCGGCACCACCCGCAGAGATCCCGTGCAGATCCGCGAGCGCTTCATGCACGGCCTCGGCGTCCGCGAGCCGCTCTAA
- a CDS encoding GYD domain-containing protein, whose translation MHFCLTGQYTPRALNAILENPATNRQEAARKVIEAAGGKLISMYSVAADGPGVLVIFDVPDPGAAPAISGLTVAADTLENVKLTRLFTQDEIKQVRQNAVKLRASYSPPGS comes from the coding sequence ATGCATTTCTGCCTCACGGGACAATATACGCCACGCGCTCTCAACGCCATTTTGGAGAACCCTGCGACCAATCGCCAGGAGGCGGCAAGGAAAGTCATCGAGGCGGCGGGCGGAAAGCTGATCTCGATGTACAGCGTTGCGGCCGATGGCCCGGGCGTACTGGTGATCTTCGACGTGCCTGATCCGGGTGCGGCTCCGGCCATCTCCGGTCTGACCGTCGCCGCCGACACCCTCGAGAACGTAAAACTCACTCGGCTGTTCACACAGGACGAGATCAAGCAGGTGCGGCAGAACGCGGTCAAGCTGCGCGCCTCCTATAGCCCGCCGGGCAGCTGA
- a CDS encoding GNAT family N-acetyltransferase — protein MNETAIARTDDEPVLVRPSREGDIEAMLAIYRHHVRNGVPRDVEGTGAPEPDDLRDRRKNLKQTRLPHLVATYRGEVVGYAYAVLFRKRPAYRYTAKHSIYVHHEHLGRGVGRLLLQDLIDACAAAGFRQMIGYIDADNAPSLALHEKFGFARVGLLCGVAYRHGRWSDTAMVQRSLGAGVTAPPSLTTPGR, from the coding sequence ATGAACGAAACAGCGATTGCACGCACCGATGACGAGCCGGTCCTGGTCCGGCCGTCACGCGAGGGCGATATCGAGGCGATGCTGGCGATCTACCGCCATCACGTCCGCAATGGCGTGCCGCGCGACGTCGAGGGAACCGGCGCGCCGGAGCCGGACGATCTGCGTGACCGCCGCAAGAATTTGAAGCAGACCCGCCTGCCGCATCTGGTCGCGACCTATCGCGGCGAGGTCGTCGGCTACGCCTATGCGGTGCTGTTCCGCAAGCGACCCGCCTATCGCTACACGGCCAAGCACTCGATTTACGTCCATCACGAGCATCTCGGTCGCGGGGTCGGGCGGCTGCTGCTCCAGGACCTGATCGATGCGTGTGCTGCGGCCGGCTTCCGCCAGATGATCGGCTATATCGATGCCGACAACGCCCCATCGCTGGCGTTGCACGAGAAGTTCGGATTTGCACGCGTCGGCCTGCTCTGCGGCGTTGCCTATCGGCACGGCCGCTGGTCTGATACCGCCATGGTGCAGCGTTCGCTCGGCGCCGGCGTAACCGCGCCGCCATCACTGACGACACCCGGACGTTAA
- the ald gene encoding alanine dehydrogenase, protein MRVGVPKEIKVQEYRVGLTPGAVREYVAAGHQVTVETGAGSGIGASDEVYQRAGASIAASARDIFAKSDVIVKVKEPQKSEWVQLRESQILFTYLHLAPDPEQAKGLLASGCTAIAYETVTDAAGHLPLLAPMSEVAGRLAIEAAGAALKRSAGGRGLLLGGVPGVQPARVVVLGGGVVGTQAARMAAGLGAEVTVIDRSIPRLRELDDLFAGRVRTRFSTIESVEEEVFAADVVIGAVLVPGASAPKLVTRTMLKSMRPGAVLVDVAIDQGGCFETSHATTHAEPTYEIDGVVHYCVANMPGAVPVTSSQALNNATLPFGLMLANKGFAAVLENPHLRNGLNVHRGRITNEAVAESLGLDFAPVGSGLAA, encoded by the coding sequence ATGCGTGTCGGTGTGCCCAAGGAGATCAAGGTCCAGGAATATCGCGTCGGGCTCACGCCGGGCGCTGTCCGCGAATACGTCGCGGCCGGGCATCAGGTCACGGTCGAGACCGGCGCCGGCAGCGGCATCGGCGCGTCTGACGAGGTGTACCAGCGGGCGGGGGCCTCCATTGCCGCGAGTGCGCGCGACATCTTCGCCAAGTCCGACGTGATCGTGAAGGTAAAGGAGCCGCAGAAGAGCGAATGGGTCCAGCTCCGAGAAAGCCAGATCCTGTTTACTTATCTCCATCTCGCGCCCGATCCCGAACAGGCCAAGGGCCTGCTCGCCTCCGGCTGCACTGCGATCGCCTATGAAACCGTCACCGACGCGGCCGGTCACCTCCCCCTGCTTGCGCCGATGAGCGAAGTCGCGGGCCGCCTCGCCATCGAGGCCGCCGGCGCCGCGCTCAAGCGATCGGCCGGCGGACGCGGCCTGCTGCTCGGCGGCGTCCCGGGCGTGCAGCCGGCGCGCGTCGTCGTGCTCGGCGGCGGCGTGGTGGGAACACAGGCCGCGCGCATGGCCGCAGGCCTTGGTGCCGAAGTCACCGTGATCGACCGCTCGATTCCGCGCTTGCGCGAGCTCGATGATCTCTTCGCTGGACGTGTACGTACCCGCTTCTCCACGATCGAGTCCGTCGAAGAGGAGGTGTTCGCCGCCGACGTTGTGATCGGCGCGGTGCTGGTGCCTGGCGCCAGCGCGCCAAAGCTCGTCACGCGCACGATGCTGAAGTCGATGCGCCCGGGCGCCGTGCTGGTCGACGTCGCGATCGACCAGGGCGGCTGCTTCGAGACCTCGCATGCGACGACGCACGCGGAGCCAACTTACGAGATCGACGGCGTCGTGCATTATTGCGTGGCCAACATGCCGGGCGCGGTGCCGGTGACGTCAAGCCAGGCGCTGAATAACGCGACACTGCCGTTCGGCCTGATGCTCGCGAACAAAGGTTTTGCCGCCGTGCTGGAGAATCCGCATCTGCGCAATGGGCTCAACGTGCATCGCGGCCGCATCACCAACGAGGCGGTGGCCGAGAGCCTCGGGCTGGACTTTGCGCCTGTGGGAAGCGGGCTCGCGGCGTAG
- a CDS encoding DUF1236 domain-containing protein — translation MKTRLAISLAAAALLASSAAFAQSTTEEGARNGARAGGDIGGPVGAMVGGTVGAAVGAGLEIPNAILGGIPRDNSVVIHERVVVGEPLPPTVVLRPVPNYTEYRYAVVNDRRVIVEPRTRRVVKIID, via the coding sequence ATGAAGACCCGTCTTGCGATTTCGTTGGCTGCCGCGGCGCTGCTGGCGTCGAGTGCAGCCTTTGCCCAGTCGACGACCGAAGAGGGCGCCAGGAACGGCGCACGCGCGGGCGGCGACATCGGCGGTCCGGTCGGGGCGATGGTCGGCGGCACCGTGGGTGCGGCGGTCGGCGCGGGCCTGGAAATTCCGAATGCGATCCTCGGCGGCATCCCGCGCGATAATTCCGTCGTGATCCACGAGCGCGTCGTCGTCGGCGAGCCGCTGCCCCCGACCGTGGTGCTGCGCCCCGTGCCGAACTACACCGAGTATCGCTATGCGGTCGTCAACGATCGCCGCGTGATCGTCGAGCCGCGCACGCGCCGGGTTGTCAAGATCATCGACTGA